In a single window of the Raphanus sativus cultivar WK10039 chromosome 9, ASM80110v3, whole genome shotgun sequence genome:
- the LOC108828314 gene encoding uncharacterized protein LOC108828314 isoform X1: protein MDALRASYGDSSSDSDTDDLSPAAANPGEESTSVKHEKETISLPPPPLSLLDSIGSTGSLDVYSTESVTRVRNFPHVHGNYALHVYIPVFIPQLAKKEIACVLKRVASLVPHLNLVEADVPLSILCNDDQKLDQALGREFHISLGRSVPLRVHQINSVVSMLRQKLQLHKRYWIDFNKWEVFVNDDCTRSFLSLEITTSGLSEISKQIDAVNEVYKLHNLPEFYKDPRPHISLVWALGDIRTSLKVAVDGELKKLRAGACLPNRIFTSKFSGIECKIGNKIHKICKLPDE, encoded by the exons ATGGACGCACTGAGAGCTTCATACGGTGACTCTTCATCGGACTCCGATACTGATGATCTTTCTCCGGCCGCTGCAAATCCCGGCGAGGAATCAACCTCTGTTAAGCACGAGAAGGAGACGATCTCGTTGCCTCCTCCGCCGCTTTCGCTTCTCGATTCCATTGGATCCACAG GCTCTTTGGATGTCTACTCAACGGAGAGTGTGACTCGAGTAAGGAACTTTCCTCACGTCCATGGAAACTACGCCTTGCACGTTTACATCCCTG tttttataccTCAATTGGCGAAGAAGGAGATTGCGTGTGTTTTAAAGAGGGTTGCATCACTTGTTCCTCATCTTAATTTGGTGGAAGCTGATGTTCCACTCAGCATTCTTTGCAACGATGACCAGAAGCTTGACCAAGCTTTGGGGAGAGAGTTCCACATAAGCTTGGGAAGAAGCGTTCCTCTtcgtgttcatcaaattaactCTGTGGTTTCTATGCTTAGGCAAAAACTTCAGTTACACAAGAG ATACTGGATCGATTTTAATAAGTGGGAAGTCTTTGTGAATGACGACTGTACTCGCTCTTTCCTTTCTTTGGAAATCACCACTTCTGGACTTTCCGAG ATAAGCAAGCAAATTGATGCTGTTAATGAAGtttacaagcttcacaatcttccAGAGTTCTACAAG GATCCGCGACCACATATCTCCTTGGTCTGGGCATTGGGTGATATTAGAACTTCCCTAAAGGTAGCTGTTGACGGGGAACTGAAGAAGCTTAGAGCTGGTGCTTGTCTGCCGAATCGTATATTCACCTCTAAATTTTCTGGAATCGAGTGTAAGATAGGAaacaaaatacacaaaatatgtAAACTCCCAGATGAATAA
- the LOC108828314 gene encoding uncharacterized protein LOC108828314 isoform X2 has protein sequence MDALRASYGDSSSDSDTDDLSPAAANPGEESTSVKHEKETISLPPPPLSLLDSIGSTGSLDVYSTESVTRVRNFPHVHGNYALHVYIPVFIPQLAKKEIACVLKRVASLVPHLNLVEADVPLSILCNDDQKLDQALGREFHISLGRSVPLRVHQINSVVSMLRQKLQLHKRYWIDFNKWEVFVNDDCTRSFLSLEITTSGLSEVSSSSKLMLLMKFTSFTIFQSSTRIRDHISPWSGHWVILELP, from the exons ATGGACGCACTGAGAGCTTCATACGGTGACTCTTCATCGGACTCCGATACTGATGATCTTTCTCCGGCCGCTGCAAATCCCGGCGAGGAATCAACCTCTGTTAAGCACGAGAAGGAGACGATCTCGTTGCCTCCTCCGCCGCTTTCGCTTCTCGATTCCATTGGATCCACAG GCTCTTTGGATGTCTACTCAACGGAGAGTGTGACTCGAGTAAGGAACTTTCCTCACGTCCATGGAAACTACGCCTTGCACGTTTACATCCCTG tttttataccTCAATTGGCGAAGAAGGAGATTGCGTGTGTTTTAAAGAGGGTTGCATCACTTGTTCCTCATCTTAATTTGGTGGAAGCTGATGTTCCACTCAGCATTCTTTGCAACGATGACCAGAAGCTTGACCAAGCTTTGGGGAGAGAGTTCCACATAAGCTTGGGAAGAAGCGTTCCTCTtcgtgttcatcaaattaactCTGTGGTTTCTATGCTTAGGCAAAAACTTCAGTTACACAAGAG ATACTGGATCGATTTTAATAAGTGGGAAGTCTTTGTGAATGACGACTGTACTCGCTCTTTCCTTTCTTTGGAAATCACCACTTCTGGACTTTCCGAGGTATCATCCT CAAGCAAATTGATGCTGTTAATGAAGtttacaagcttcacaatcttccAGAGTTCTACAAG GATCCGCGACCACATATCTCCTTGGTCTGGGCATTGGGTGATATTAGAACTTCCCTAA
- the LOC108828315 gene encoding uncharacterized protein LOC108828315 yields the protein MPSSFSKPPLDSPPLSLDSAEAENRLREAEERLREAMAELHRRQRSAARGSHADLCDHADVSCVANAIGNLCQSFLLSYGVRVGIGILLRAFKLARGQSYSSLLDLKQLVSEKDLIVREEACRIGLLFGGFTGSYHALRCCLRKWRKQETPFNSVLAGSIAGLSVLALDDSNQRRTLALYLLARLGQAAYNSAKSKNKFHLWGSHWKHGDSLLFSLACSQVMYAFIMRPETLPKSYREFIQKTGPVARPVYQAVRECCRGGPIDVASLSAYISSKNEASDVKVEEFASIIPCSAIHPHTNSCLAQNANAMSATFKKTFPLYFSLTFVPYVVLHLQKFMASPYRTSWHAIRDSVRSTSFLSAFVGIFQAFICAHRKVASKDHKLVYWFGGGVAALSVMLEKKPRRSELALYVLPRAGDSLWEILVNRHILPNIKNAEVAVFCGCMGGIMYYLEHEPDTLAPFLRGLIRRFLASQISNPSSKISQSSSYTYLHTLDALEKPKPSPESREGETQKGEEKYNLEAIPGL from the exons ATGCCTTCGTCCTTCTCCAAGCCGCCTTTGGATTCTCCTCCTCTGTCCCTGGACAGCGCGGAGGCTGAGAACCGGCTCCGTGAGGCGGAGGAGAGGCTACGCGAAGCCATGGCTGAGCTTCATCGTAGACAGCGTTCGGCGGCGCGTGGATCTCACGCAGATCTCTGCGATCACGCTGACGTCTCCTGCGTCGCCAATGCCATAGGCAATCTCTGCCAGAGCTTTCTCCTCTCGTACGGCGTCAGAGTAGGGATCGGAATCCTTCTCCGCGCCTTCAAGCTCGCCAGAGGGCAGTCTTATTCATCCCTGCTCGATCTCAAG CAACTAGTGTCAGAGAAAGATTTGATAGTTAGGGAAGAGGCATGTCGTATTGGTTTACTCTTTGGTGGCTTTACCGGCTCCTATCACGCACTTAGATGCTGTTTGAGGAAGTGGAGAAAGCAAGAGACGCCATTTAAttc AGTTTTAGCAGGTTCAATTGCGGGTTTGTCGGTTCTCGCTTTAGATGATTCCAACCAGCGTCGCACACTTGCTCTCTACCTCTTGGCTAGATTAGGCCAG GCCGCTTACAATTCCGCAAAGTCAAAGAACAAGTTCCATCTTTGGGGAAGCCATTGGAAACATGGAGATTCTTTACTTTTTTCTCTTGCTTGTTCCcag GTTATGTATGCATTTATAATGCGTCCTGAAACCTTGCCGAAATCATATAGAGAATTTATTCAGAAGACAGGTCCAGTTGCAAGGCCTGTCTACCAGGCTGTAAGAGAATGCTGCAGAGGAGGTCCGATCGATGTAGCCTCCTTATCAGCCTATATTTCTAGTAAAAACGAAGCCAGTGATGTGAAGGTCGAAGAGTTTGCTTCCATCATCCCTTGTTCAGCTATTCATCCCCACACTAATTCTTGTCTGGCTCAAAATGCTAATGCAATGTCTGCTACATTCAAGAAAACTTTTCCCTTGTACTTCTCCCTGACTTTTGTCCCATATGTCGTCCTACACCTGCAAAAG TTCATGGCTTCTCCTTACCGGACATCTTGGCATGCAATCAGAGATTCAGTTCGATCCACTTCCTTCTTGTCTGCTTTTGTTGGGATTTTTCAG GCTTTCATATGTGCCCATCGAAAAGTTGCATCCAAGGACCACAAGCTCGTTTACTGGTTTGGGGGTGGAGTAGCTGCTCTTTCGGTTATGCTGGAGAAAAAACCAAGACGCTCTGAGCTTGCTCTATATGTACTTCCCCGTGCAGGAGATTCTCTGTGGGAGATACTTGTTAACCGCCACATTCTTCCCAATATTAAAAACGCCGAG GTTGCTGTATTCTGTGGATGTATGGGAGGAATCATGTATTACCTAGAACATGAGCCTGATACATTGGCTCCGTTTCTGAGAGGACTCATCCGTCGGTTTCTTGCTAGTCAAATAAGCAATCCAAGTAGCAAAATCAGTCAGAGTTCTTCCTATACGTATCTCCACACTCTAGATGCATTGGAGAAGCCGAAACCGTCTCCAGAGAGCCGAGAAGGTGAAACCCAAAAAGGTGAAGAGAAGTACAACCTGGAGGCAATTCCTGGTCTTTAG
- the LOC130499509 gene encoding zinc finger BED domain-containing protein RICESLEEPER 4-like has translation MIQPMQAKFSKYWEDYNMILAMGAVLDPRMKIEVIEKAYEAVDPTTAVLKITSLKENLENLYKDYQARKWASSSGSSSSQTPYEIVNESPLEEEYDNDLFELERSIAAGVDNPKSHLDIYLEEPRVNRRNYPNLDVLGFWKENHHRLSDLADMARDLLTIPLTTVASESAFSIGGRILTPYRNMLLPKHVQALLCARNWLRGFAEFEGTIEEDTDGTGTGKTTSNSGAESSRSGESNMS, from the exons ATGATTCAGCCAATGCAAGCTAAATTCAGTAAGTACTGGGAGGATTATAATATGATTCTCGCTATGGGAGCTGTGTTAGATCCGAGAATGAAGATTGAGGTTATTGAAAAAGCTTATGAAGCTGTGGATCCTACTACTGCTGTTTTAAAGATCACATCGCTTAAGGAAAACTTGGAGAATCTCTACAAAGACTATCAAGCTAGAAAGTGGGCAAGCTCAtcaggttcttcatcttcacaAACTCCATATGAGATAGTGAATGAATCACCACTAGAAGAAGAATATGATAAT GATCTTTTTGAGTTAGAAAGAAGCATTGCAGCTGGTGTGGACAACCCAAAGTCacatttagatatttatttagaGGAGCCAAGAGTAAACAGAAGAAATTATCCAAACTTGGATGTCTTAGGCTTTTGGAAAGAGAATCATCATCGACTGAGTGATTTAGCTGACATGGCGAGGGATTTGCTTACCATTCCTCTTACTACAGTCGCCTCTGAGTCGGCTTTTAGTATTGGTGGTAGAATTTTGACTCCATACCGAAACATGCTTCTTCCTAAACATGTTCAAGCCTTGCTTTGTGCTCGCAATTGGCTTCGAGGATTTGCAGAATTTGAAG GTACCATTGAAGAGGATACTGATGGCACTGGCACTGGAAAAACAACAAGTAACTCAGGAGCAGAAAGTTCAAGGTCAGGAGAATCAAACATGTCATGA
- the LOC130500054 gene encoding zinc finger BED domain-containing protein RICESLEEPER 2-like, with amino-acid sequence MTSEIIIYHDLPFRYAEYEKVRARDLYLNPDCKPICRRTAVADVFRRYEIEKEKLRNVFAKHQGRVCFTSDLWVARPTTMGYLCLTASFIDDDWRLNNKVLAFCVARCPHTGGELASTIIECLKDWGLEKKVFSFTLDNATNNDSMLRILKGQLQMMSGSGLLCDGKFMHVRCCAHILNLIVKDGLELAKNLLHDIRESVRYVKASPQRIQSFAACVERVRPRITGGAGLSLDVSTRWNSTYDMLVRALKFRAAFESMASFDTHYKTLPSAADWDRGAKICSL; translated from the coding sequence ATGACTAGCGAGATCATTATCTATCATGATTTGCCATTTAGATATGCTGAGTATGAGAAGGTTAGAGCTAGGGATTTGTATCTCAATCCGGATTGTAAACCAATATGTAGACGAACTGCTGTCGCTGATGTCTTTAGAAGGTATgaaatagaaaaggaaaagcTTAGGAATGTGTTTGCAAAGCATCAGGGTAGAGTTTGCTTTACTTCTGATTTGTGGGTAGCTCGTCCCACTACCATGGGTTATCTCTGTCTGACTGCCTCGTTCATCGATGATGACTGGAGGTTGAACAATAAGGTCTTAGCCTTCTGCGTTGCGAGGTGTCCACACACTGGTGGGGAACTTGCTAGCACGATCATTGAGTGTTTGAAGGATTGGGGTTTGGAGAAAAAAGTATTCTCTTTCACTTTAGATAATGCGACCAACAATGATAGTATGCTGAGAATACTTAAAGGGCAGCTTCAGATGATGAGTGGCAGTGGTTTGTTATGTGATGGGAAGTTCATGCACGTGCGATGTTGTGCTCACATCCTAAATCTGATAGTGAAAGATGGGTTAGAGTTAGCAAAGAACCTTTTACATGACATTAGGGAAAGTGTCAGGTACGTAAAGGCATCTCCACAAAGGATACAGTCCTTTGCTGCTTGTGTTGAGAGAGTTAGGCCTAGGATCACGGGTGGAGCAGGTCTATCACTTGACGTTTCAACTAGATGGAACTCTACATACGATATGCTAGTCCGGGCATTAAAGTTCAGAGCAGCTTTTGAAAGCATGGCCTCTTTTGACACCCACTATAAGACATTGCCTTCAGCCGCTGACTGGGACCGAGGAGCTAAAATATGCTCACTGTGA